A stretch of Myroides oncorhynchi DNA encodes these proteins:
- a CDS encoding TetR/AcrR family transcriptional regulator produces MKDTKTDIVNIADELIRTKGYNAFSYTDISTRLNIKNASIHYHFPTKSDLGVEVIKSTIGQFKVVTGAWNKMDSYTQFKKFVTMHDKTNKKHWLCLMGALSSSVDTLSDDMKKELKKMANTILDYLTDLLAKGKEEGVFSFDTDAKTKAYLVQSSLLASLLLDNVMGDKTYKIIQNGVLEI; encoded by the coding sequence ATGAAAGATACAAAAACAGACATAGTCAATATAGCTGATGAATTAATTAGAACTAAGGGATATAATGCGTTTAGCTATACTGATATTTCGACTAGACTGAATATCAAGAATGCATCTATACACTATCATTTTCCTACCAAATCAGATTTAGGAGTAGAAGTTATTAAGTCTACTATAGGGCAATTTAAGGTAGTGACAGGGGCATGGAATAAAATGGATAGTTATACTCAGTTTAAGAAGTTTGTGACTATGCATGATAAGACAAATAAGAAACATTGGTTATGTTTAATGGGAGCGCTGTCATCATCTGTGGATACTTTATCTGATGATATGAAGAAGGAATTAAAAAAGATGGCAAATACCATTTTAGATTATTTGACAGATCTATTAGCGAAGGGTAAAGAAGAGGGAGTATTCTCTTTTGATACTGACGCTAAGACTAAAGCGTATCTAGTACAGTCTTCTTTATTAGCCTCTCTATTATTAGATAATGTGATGGGAGATAAGACGTATAAGATTATTCAAAACGGAGTGTTAGAGATATAA